From Lagopus muta isolate bLagMut1 chromosome 28, bLagMut1 primary, whole genome shotgun sequence, a single genomic window includes:
- the PFDN5 gene encoding prefoldin subunit 5, protein MAQTVNVAELSLPQLEVLKNQLDQEVEFLSSSITQLKVVQTKYVEAKDCLNVLNKSNEGKDLLVPLTSSMYVPGKLSDVERVLIDVGTGYYVEKTADDAREFFKRKIDFLTKQMEKIQPPLQEKHAMKQVVVEMMSQKIQQLTALGAAQGATTKA, encoded by the exons ATGGCGCAGACCGTGAATGTGGCGGAGCTGTCGTTGCCGcagctggaggtgctcaagaaccagCTGGACCAg GAGGTGGAATTCCTCTCGTCCTCCATCACGCAGCTCAAGGTGGTGCAGACCAAGTATGTGGAAGCCAAGGACTGCCTTAACGTGCTCAACAAAAGCAACGAAG GGAAGGACCTGCTGGTGCCTCTCACCAGCTCT ATGTACGTCCCTGGGAAGCTCTCAGACGTCGAGCGCGTGCTGATTGATGTCGGAACCGGATACTACGTGGAGAAG ACTGCAGACGACGCCCGAGAGTTTTTCAAGCGGAAGATCGACTTCCTGACCAAGCAGATGGAGAAGATCCAGCCCCCGCTGCAGGAGAAGCACGCCATGAAGCAGG TTGTGGTGGAGATGATGAGCCAGAAGATCCAGCAGCTGACAGCCCTGGGGGCGGCACAGGGGGCCACCACCAAGGCGTGA